In a single window of the Biomphalaria glabrata chromosome 13, xgBioGlab47.1, whole genome shotgun sequence genome:
- the LOC129922303 gene encoding dynein axonemal heavy chain 6-like isoform X2: protein MGKYSIQIQGILATYMERVNCGGDYRLGLSKIKKHVIVCSTTLTLDSLIDFLNEFYGNPNLEVVLTICQMMWTRDVTAILRDSQTVIRGMRDFEQRSFTELNLLAGAVRGELPKLARATLCALITINVHARDIISEMVKKQVSELLSFDWQKQLRYYWNMEVDNCVVCMSIAVYTYGYEYLGACPRLVITPLTDRCYLCLMGALQLDLGGAPAGPAGTGKTETTKDLAKALAIWCVVFNCSDSLDYKMMGGFFSGLAQSGAWCCFDEFNRINIEVLSVIAQQLITIRNAKVAKLNRFMFEGREIKLVHTCAAFITMNPGYAGWTELPDNLQALFRPISMMVPDYGLIAEVILYSEGFESSRTLAKKMVQMYKLCSEQLSQQDHYDFGMRAVKSVLVMAGSLKRQNPDKPEDVVLIRALRDSNLPKFLFNDAKLFQAILSDLFPGVNIPEHDYGQLKDEIMNIQLEMKLQVVDTQVVKVIQFLETMIVRHGVMLVGPTVVERPQFTG, encoded by the exons ATGGGGAAATATTCTATCCAG ATTCAAGGAATCTTAGCCACATACATGGAAAGAGTTAACTGTGGTGGAGACTACCGTTTGGGTCTATCTAAGATCAAGAAGCATGTGATTGTCTGTTCTACAACATTAACTCTTGACAGCCTGATAGACTTCCTGAATGAGTTTTATGGTAATCCTAACTTAGAG GTTGTTCTAACAATATGTCAAATGATGTGGACCCGTGATGTCACAGCTATTCTTAGAGACTCTCAAACAGTTATCAGGGGAATGAGGGACTTCGAACAAAGAAGCTTTAca GAGTTAAATCTTCTAGCTGGGGCAGTGAGAGGAGAACTTCCTAAACTGGCACGAGCTACACTCTGCGCTCTTATTACAATCAATGTTCATGCACGGGACATAATTTCAGAAATGGTGAAAAAACAG GTATCAGAACTTTTAAGTTTTGACTGGCAAAAACAACTCAGATATTATTGGAATATGGAAGTGGACAACTGTGTTGTCTGCATGTCAATTGCTGTCTACACCTATGGCTATGAGTACCTTGGAGCCTGTCCTAGACTAGTGATTACACCTCTGACT GACAGATGCTATCTCTGCCTTATGGGAGCCCTACAACTTGATCTAGGTGGAGCACCTGCAGGTCCAGCTGGTACTGGAAAGACTGAAACAACTAAAGATTTGGCTAAAGCTTTGGCTATATGGTGTGTAGTGTTTAATTGTTCAGACAGCTTGGATTATAAG ATGATGGGAGGATTCTTCTCTGGGCTAGCACAGTCAGGGGCCTGGTGCTGTTTTGATGAGTTCAACCGAATCAATATTGAAGTTTTATCTGTTATTGCTCAACAACTTATTACTATCAGAAATGCCAAAGTAGCTAAG CTCAATAGGTTCATGTTTGAAGGGCGTGAGATCAAACTGGTTCATACATGTGCAGCCTTCATCACTATGAATCCTGGTTACGCTGGATGGACAGAATTACCTGATAATTTACAGGCTTTGTTTAGACCTATATCAATGATGGTACCAGATTATG GTCTGATTGCTGAAGTTATCTTGTACTCAGAAGGATTTGAGTCCTCCAGAACATTAGCCAAGAAAATGGTTCAAATGTACAAACTGTGTAGTGAACAACTCTCGCAACAAGATCATTATGACTTTG gtaTGCGAGCTGTTAAATCTGTCCTGGTTATGGCTGGCAGTTTAAAAAGACAGAATCCTGACAAACCGGAAGATGTAGTTCTGATTCGAGCGCTTCGTGATAGCAATCTTCCAAAGTTTTTGTTCAATGATGCTAAACTGTTTCAA GCCATACTTTCAGATCTTTTTCCTGGTGTTAACATACCAGAACATGATTATGGCCAGCTGAAAGATGAGATCATGAACATCCAACTAGAAATGAAGCTCCAAGTGGTGGACACACAAGTTGTGAAAGTGATACAGTTCTTGGAGACTATGATTGTCAGACATGGTGTTATGTTAGTTGGACCAACTGTGGTGGAAAGACCACAATTTACAGG GTAG
- the LOC129922303 gene encoding dynein axonemal heavy chain 6-like isoform X1, whose product MGKYSIQIQGILATYMERVNCGGDYRLGLSKIKKHVIVCSTTLTLDSLIDFLNEFYGNPNLEVVLTICQMMWTRDVTAILRDSQTVIRGMRDFEQRSFTELNLLAGAVRGELPKLARATLCALITINVHARDIISEMVKKQVSELLSFDWQKQLRYYWNMEVDNCVVCMSIAVYTYGYEYLGACPRLVITPLTDRCYLCLMGALQLDLGGAPAGPAGTGKTETTKDLAKALAIWCVVFNCSDSLDYKMMGGFFSGLAQSGAWCCFDEFNRINIEVLSVIAQQLITIRNAKVAKLNRFMFEGREIKLVHTCAAFITMNPGYAGWTELPDNLQALFRPISMMVPDYGLIAEVILYSEGFESSRTLAKKMVQMYKLCSEQLSQQDHYDFGMRAVKSVLVMAGSLKRQNPDKPEDVVLIRALRDSNLPKFLFNDAKLFQAILSDLFPGVNIPEHDYGQLKDEIMNIQLEMKLQVVDTQVVKVIQFLETMIVRHGVMLVGPTVVERPQFTGF is encoded by the exons ATGGGGAAATATTCTATCCAG ATTCAAGGAATCTTAGCCACATACATGGAAAGAGTTAACTGTGGTGGAGACTACCGTTTGGGTCTATCTAAGATCAAGAAGCATGTGATTGTCTGTTCTACAACATTAACTCTTGACAGCCTGATAGACTTCCTGAATGAGTTTTATGGTAATCCTAACTTAGAG GTTGTTCTAACAATATGTCAAATGATGTGGACCCGTGATGTCACAGCTATTCTTAGAGACTCTCAAACAGTTATCAGGGGAATGAGGGACTTCGAACAAAGAAGCTTTAca GAGTTAAATCTTCTAGCTGGGGCAGTGAGAGGAGAACTTCCTAAACTGGCACGAGCTACACTCTGCGCTCTTATTACAATCAATGTTCATGCACGGGACATAATTTCAGAAATGGTGAAAAAACAG GTATCAGAACTTTTAAGTTTTGACTGGCAAAAACAACTCAGATATTATTGGAATATGGAAGTGGACAACTGTGTTGTCTGCATGTCAATTGCTGTCTACACCTATGGCTATGAGTACCTTGGAGCCTGTCCTAGACTAGTGATTACACCTCTGACT GACAGATGCTATCTCTGCCTTATGGGAGCCCTACAACTTGATCTAGGTGGAGCACCTGCAGGTCCAGCTGGTACTGGAAAGACTGAAACAACTAAAGATTTGGCTAAAGCTTTGGCTATATGGTGTGTAGTGTTTAATTGTTCAGACAGCTTGGATTATAAG ATGATGGGAGGATTCTTCTCTGGGCTAGCACAGTCAGGGGCCTGGTGCTGTTTTGATGAGTTCAACCGAATCAATATTGAAGTTTTATCTGTTATTGCTCAACAACTTATTACTATCAGAAATGCCAAAGTAGCTAAG CTCAATAGGTTCATGTTTGAAGGGCGTGAGATCAAACTGGTTCATACATGTGCAGCCTTCATCACTATGAATCCTGGTTACGCTGGATGGACAGAATTACCTGATAATTTACAGGCTTTGTTTAGACCTATATCAATGATGGTACCAGATTATG GTCTGATTGCTGAAGTTATCTTGTACTCAGAAGGATTTGAGTCCTCCAGAACATTAGCCAAGAAAATGGTTCAAATGTACAAACTGTGTAGTGAACAACTCTCGCAACAAGATCATTATGACTTTG gtaTGCGAGCTGTTAAATCTGTCCTGGTTATGGCTGGCAGTTTAAAAAGACAGAATCCTGACAAACCGGAAGATGTAGTTCTGATTCGAGCGCTTCGTGATAGCAATCTTCCAAAGTTTTTGTTCAATGATGCTAAACTGTTTCAA GCCATACTTTCAGATCTTTTTCCTGGTGTTAACATACCAGAACATGATTATGGCCAGCTGAAAGATGAGATCATGAACATCCAACTAGAAATGAAGCTCCAAGTGGTGGACACACAAGTTGTGAAAGTGATACAGTTCTTGGAGACTATGATTGTCAGACATGGTGTTATGTTAGTTGGACCAACTGTGGTGGAAAGACCACAATTTACAGG ATTCTAG